The following coding sequences lie in one Zingiber officinale cultivar Zhangliang chromosome 2B, Zo_v1.1, whole genome shotgun sequence genomic window:
- the LOC122048405 gene encoding uncharacterized protein ycf23-like: protein MILFLQICVSSVDPLAFPSAVEAGAQMVEIGNYDSFYEMGIQFSPEQILKLTRETRRILPSITLSVTVPHMLSLPDQVKLAELLEQEGADIIQTEGGKYSSPSKPGVLGLIEKATPTLAAAYSISRAVQIPVMCSSGLSDVTAPMALTAGAAGVK from the exons ATGATCTTGTTCTTGCAGATTTGTGTTTCCTCTGTGGACCCTTTGGCATTTCCttctgcagtggaagcaggtgcCCAAATG GTGGAAATTGGAAATTATGATTCTTTCTACGAGATGGGAATTCAGTTTTCCCCTGAACAG ATTCTAAAGCTCACTAGAGAAACTAGAAGGATTCTTCCATCCATTACACTGTCTGTAACCGTGCCACACATGCTTAGTCTCCCTGATCAG GTGAAGCTAGCAGAGTTGCTGGAACAGGAAGGTGCTGATATAATCCAAACTGAAGGAGGGAAATACTCAAGTCCATCAAAACCTGGTGTCCTTGGTTTGATCGAGAAG GCCACACCAACGCTAGCAGCTGCATACTCCATTTCCCGAGCAGTTCAGATTCCAGTTATGTGCTCATCTGGATTAAGCGATGTCACTGCACCTATGGCTTTAACAGCAGGAGCAGCTGGTGTG aagtag